Within the Microcebus murinus isolate Inina chromosome 16, M.murinus_Inina_mat1.0, whole genome shotgun sequence genome, the region CTGAAATTAATCCCTTTCCATCACTCACACAGGGAAAAAACCCACCAAATTCACTTactgtctgtttaaaaaaattcagaagattaAAAAGGAAGCAGATGATCAAGTCATTGAATAGAAAGCTACCTGGATTAGACAAGAACATATAACTTAGATCTAGAATGATGGGGGAGGAAAAGACATCTCATGGGTGGCTTCTCCTCAAGAGATATGGGAATCTCAGCTTATTAGAAAAAAGTTTGGGAGGTTACCACTTTAGCTCAGAGACTGTAAACTAAACTTCTGCTGAGCAGgggcatgtgtatgtgtgtgtgtataaagagaCAGGAGCAAAAAGGGATGATTGGACCAGGAATCACATCTTCCAGTCTCGAACTGCTTCCCACTGTAATCGGTAAGGCCACGCCATGGAGTTAGACATTAATGGCAATGCTCTGTGATGTCCACTACCACTGCCTTCTTCCAGCTGAAGAGAAAGTATCCCGTACCAGCCCCTGCTGCTACAGCAATGCAGAGGTACCCGTTATACGTCATGAAGATGAGCATAAGGAAGTAGCTGATGACCACCTGGATGATATGCAGCACTGTTTGCAGGAGGTGGGGAAAGCTCAGCATCTGTTGCCCAACAGTTTTGTGGGTCTCCATAAGGATGGTTCCATTTGGTCCTGGGACAGGCATGGAATTGTACCGAATGCTGACTTGTGACTTACGAAGCAAGCTCTCTCGGGCTATCTTGAGTCCTTCATAGAACATTGCTAGTAAAAACACTGCCACAAAAGCTCCAGCCATTTCTCCAGCTGTATTGATCACCAAACCGGAAAACAAGAGttccacatttttaaagccaaagtAGAAGGCCATAGGCATCATCATCATGTCGCTGTCTCCTCCACCATAGGAGTGTGAGGATGAAGTTGTCGGGTGATGGTGAGAATGATTCATTTTTCCAGGCAAAGTTGAGGGTCAGCAGAAGATTCTTCCCAGGTCGAATCCAGCCACTGGTGCCTCCCTCTCAGAATCTTAACCTCACCTTTTCACGACTCCTCAGAAGCCCCCTCCGCTTCTCTAAAGCAGTATTAATATGTTCAATTGCGGTACTACCCCAGGCCCCACTGGGCATGTTGAGTAATCCATAGTATGTGCATCTGAAAAAAACTCTGATTTCTGAAGGACATTTGTCCCCTGCAGTAGAAGTGCCAAATGAATCACACAGACAGCACCTTGACTGCTAAGAGGTTAAGAAGGGAGTCACGGGGGTATGTGGCCATCCAAGATTTTCCAGACACTGTGACTCTTGAACTGAACCTTGAACAATATGCAGATTTGGGCAGGCAAAGTAGGATGAGGACCCACCTCACAAGGGAAACAGTGTGAACACAGTAACAGATGGGAAGAGGACCAGGAGACTAAGAGCAGATCTCATAGGTCCCTCAAAACTTGGCTGAAGAGTTTCATGATCTAATGTATGACAGGAAGCCAATGAAGGTTTTTTGAAGTGGGTAAAAATTGAATGAAAGTGGAGTTTAGGAGCTTTGGGCTCCTAAACTAATGGTTTGCAGAATGGagttaaagaaaagaacagaattgTTAGGATACTTTTTCTTAAATGGGGGAGGGGTCGCATTTATGAACCAGGTACACAATGCCACATGTTTTATGtacttcatattatttatttcacacaCCACTTTACATACAAGGAAGGGGATTCTGACAGGTCAACTATTAATaacttgccccaagtcacacataggcaataaataaataaataaatcaagatcaGATTCAAATAGCTCTACCCTCTATTACTCATGACTACCCTTAGGTGGAAATAATGATAGAGGACTGAACTAGAGTGGAAGCACTCAGAACACAACAGAGAGCTAAGGAGAGGAAGTATCCAAGACTCTGAGATTTTGAACAATAACAATCCAAAAAATGGGGGATTGGGGAAACTCTTATCTcaatacttaaaaacaaacaaacaaacaaacaaaaacccccgGAAAGATAGAAAAGGGCCATATCTAATGCTGTGCTTATGCAGTGTACTTTTCAACAGCCAGAAACCACCACTTGTATTTTCCTTACTGCATCCCTTTCTCTTAATTAGAAAACATGTTTATCACAAGGTAAGTGAATATTCTGATTGATTCAGTAGATTCCACCACCTACCTAATTCACCCTCTCTGATCCAGGACATCCCATGCGAATGAACATCAAGTCCCACTCAACCATACATATAATCTATTGAGAGGCTACCCTTTTCGGGTTTTTCATGTCAAAAGTTTGGAAAAAGCTGTACCCACTTAGGTGATTCAAAATATGAAGCACTTCAAAGGCTTCAGGAACTCATGAAGTTACCAGTTGATATCGTTTAATCCAGTGTTTCCCCTATTACTTGGAAAGCAGTGATGAGTTAATTCATTttcccattctatttttctgtgttgAAATGATGAATCTGTTATGAAATCATGAAAGTTTGCTGTTGCCAAGCAAAATCATTTACACCAGTGTATCTGAGCTAAAAAAAATTGGCCTTTCTTTGCCACATGTAAATTTATTCTACATTTGGAGATTCATGCAAGGCAGCATGTTAGAAACTAGGTGGTGGGGTAATATGTTTTACAGAGATTAATTGGATTTATTttgcagaattcttttttttagagacagtgtctcattatgttgcccaggctagcgtgcagtggcatcatcagagctcactgcaacctcaaactcctgggctcaagtgatcctcctgctttagtctCCTGATTAGCTCAGAATACAAGTGcaagcctccatgcctggcttattttgttcagtttttaaatatacttcTCAATATATGTGCATTTCACTAACTTTCTTCATTATGTTTTTCTGGCACGTGTATATTTTTCAACCCAAACTCCTTAAATCCCCCATAATCACTTGTATTAAAAACCCAAActgttctgcacagccaaagaaactgtcacaagagcaaacagacaacctacagaatgggagaaagtattcgCAAGCtacaaatctgataaagggctgataactagaatctatttagaactcagaaaaatcagcaaggaaaaatcaaacaaccctatcaaaaagtgggctaaggacatgaacagaaactttccaaaagaagacagaataatggccaacaaagatatgaaaaaatgctcaacatctctaatcatcagggaaatgcaaatcaaaactacaatgagagccgggcgcggtggctcacgcctgtaatcctagcactctgggaggctgaggcgggcagattgctcgaggtcaggagttcgaaaccagcctgaccaagagcaagaccccgtctctactataaatagaaagaaattaattggccaactaatatatatagaaaattagccgggcatggtggcgcatgcctgtagtcccagctactcgggaggctgaggcagaaggattgcttgagcccaggagtttgaggttgctgtgagcgaggctgacgccacggcactcactctagcctggtcaacaagcgagactctgtctcaaaaaaaaaaaaaaaaaaaaaaactacaatgagatatcatcatttatctccagggagaatggcctttattaacaagtcccaaaacaataaatgttggcatggatgaggagagataagacactcctacactgctggtgggactgcaaactagttcaacctctgtggaaagcaatatggagataccttaacgtgatacaagtggatctaccatttgatccagcaatcccactactgagcatttacccaaaagaacgaaagacaatttataaaaaaaacccacctgcactcaaatgtttatagcagcacaattcacaattgcaaagatgtggaaacaaccgaagttccaattaatacatgagtggattaataatatgtagtatatacatagcatggagtactattcagctataagaaacaatggtgatatagcacctcttgtattttcctggatagagctggaacccattctactaagtatcccaagaatggaaaaataagcaccacattcactcaccagcaaattggtttcactgatcaacacctaagtgtacataataggaattacatttattgggtgttgggcaggtggcttatgaaggggaggaggggatgggtatatacatacataatgagtgcgatgcccaccatctgggagatggacacacttgaagctctgaatcgaggggggaggagggcaagggcaatatacgtaaccttaatagttgtacccccataatatgctgaaataaaaaaataaaatattttctcagcaaaacaaacaaaaaatccaaactctgaaccATGGCCAAGAGTCTATTCAGTCAGGCACCTGTCAACCGCATCTTCTACCTCCTTGTCCTGGCTCTTGCTACATTGCAAAAGCCTTCTCTCTGTTCCTTGAACCAGCCTTGACAGTTTTCCCTACCTGTACTAACACCCTTCCTCTAACTTGTTAGTGGGTACCATTCAGCTTTTAGCCTGCTGTCAACTCCTCAAAAGGGTCTTCCAAGACTACCATCTACACCAAACCTATTTTTACTGTGTTACCAATTATCTTCACTTGAAGTCATCTTTTAGGTATTTATTGTCTCTTGCACACACTAGACTGCAAGCTCCAGAGGGAGCTCTGTCTTTTTATGTTTGCCCAGGACCCTGAACATTGCCTGGCAAATAGTAGATATTTGGTAAGCATTTGTTGCATGAACTAATGGATGAAAACAACACGTAAGCCACCCAGCTAAAACATGAGTTTCCAGTCAAGACTGGAGACTATCCTTTGAGGATCAATTATTAGCAGACCCAACATAACATAGCTACTCAGTCACATCTATTGAACAAATGACCAACTTAACTGCCataattaatttctaaattcattCAAAAGTGCTTCAAGAAAGAAGTGAATTTTGAGATTTGTCTCGTATTATTTTTCACACATGCCAGTGCTTATACTTTTGTTTCAGGGCTTTGCACgtactgttccctctgcctggacagcTCTACCCCTGAAAAGCCACATCACTCACTGCATACTTCATTCAGCATCttttcaaatgtcacctcttttcAGAGATGGCTTCCTGGACTAAAAGAGCACCCACCTCAGTCACTCTCCATTCCTTCACTCTATTTTCCAAGTAAATTTTATCAGGCATATTGATTTCTTATTTACTGTGCTTCTTCCTCTTAGAtcataagctccatgagagcagggactttgtgttttgttcactgctatctCCCTGGAACCTTACAACACTGATGAGCACCTACTACATATCTGTTGTACTATTTAAAAAAGCTAGATACCCTTGATTTTTCCCTCAAAAGCATTATCATTCTTCATATTTATTCTGGTGAACTGACTGTGACAAACAGAAAGAGGTGGAGACAACTATTCTAAAACCACAGAGAATGAAACCTAAAGACAAAGCTGAGGTGCTAGGGCAGGTCtgtttttaagttaaaaagtgAGGGGTTATATAAATATGCATGCTATCATccctgaaaattaaaatactacaCAGATTCTAGAATCTTAAATTAGTTAAGGAACTAAATATTTGTAAACAAATCTTTTTTATATCTCCTTAGTGATAAAGTCTATAAAACCAAATTGTGGCCAttcacagtgactcatgcctataattctagcactttgggaggctgaggcaggagggtcacttgaggccaggagtttgagcccagcctgggaaacagtgagactgccccatctctacaaaaacaaaaattttaaaaataagctgggctgggcgcagtggctcacgcctgtaatcctagcactctgggaggctgaggcaggaggactgcttaagctcaagagtttgagaccagcctgagcaagagtgagaccccgtctctactaaaaatagaaaaaattagccgggcatggtggcgcgtgcctgtagtcccagctagtaggaaggctaaggcaggaggattacttgagcccagggttttaggttgccgtgagctaggctgatgccaaagcactctagcccaggcaacagagtgcgattctgtccccccaaaaaaaaaaaaaaaaaaagccaggtgtgatggcatgcacctgtagtcccagctactcctgggctgaggcagggaggattgcttgagtccaggagttgcgagattgcagagagctatgatgatgccactgtactctatcccaggcaacagagtgagaccctgtctcaaaaaaacaaagaaaaccaaaacaacaacaacaaattgtAAGCTTAGCCTTGATTTGAGAAAGTGTAACAAATCTGGGAATTTTAGAGAACACATCACAGGCATTCAAAATTATCAGCAAGATCAAGGTCTACTTGTTATCTTGTTTGACCACATGTGAAGGTGCtttgacattttagaatattagcaatatattaacataaaaagtgttattgatataaaaaagactcaaactagaaatgaaaaattcattttgttgCCTTTAACCACTTCCGTACGACACTCACCGgctgggaaaccttgcccacagtcggcactcatagtccgcatgatagtctgtgctgtgcattgacgaggaatctgttttgctcttgtgtgatgaggaaagctttaaagcactgaaagcttgctttactttacaggcagctttacttgtaatgtaaatcagaataggtaacatatacatatgttttcattatgttatttttaaatgttcacaattttattttgataaatgaaaaattagaaaagtcatatcacagctgtcgtaAAAGTCGCTGtatgcgttcatctgtggctgttgactatagtagatgctcatactgaagtggttaaatgaGAGGATGACATTTTACTTTCTCCGTAGAACTACATTTGGGATAATTCTCTaccaaaacacaataaaaaaaaaacatgtaccACAATACCTCAATTATAATAGACTTATCTAAATCCCAAGTTGTTGTTAAATAAAATGGTTGGACCTAAGTGTAGCCTCTTCCCACAGGCCCTCAGTTATAGATGAAgattttttagaataaaagctTTGCTTTCCAAGGCCATCTCACAGACATCTGTAACATAAGCTGATCCAGGATGTCTGCCTTTTTCTTAGACACTTCCTCCACATTAGAGAACCATTCCTGAGGCCTTACATCTCAGGGAAAGAAATCCAATGAATGAAAACGATGTGGCACCCACACATTAAGAACCTACCCCATGCTAGATACAAcctaggaaaagaaacaaagaaagaacctACCCCAACATCTCACACATCAAGAACATACCCCAACACCTCAAACCACCCTCTGCTTTCTAATGACAGCAATAAACTACTTAGAatcaaatccaaactccttacaTTGCCCATGAAGTCCTATATGATCCAGTCCCTGGGTAATTTTCCCTTCTTCACACAGCAGTTTAGGAAACTGGATGTTTCTCAAATATCCCATTATTTCAAGCCTGTTCCTGTCTTTGAGCCTTTGCACTATTTCCTCTCCCTGAAATATTTCATCCCTTCACCCTTTCATGGCTGGTTTCTGCACAAATGTCACCTCCTCGGAGAAGTCTTCTTTGCCTGTCACATCATTCTGTCATTTGTCACTATGTGAAATTATCTAATTAATTTACTTGTGTTGTTTCTTTCACCCACTGGAATGCATGCTCCTTGAGGGAAGGAACcttgtccatttttgtttcttcactGTATTTCCAGAGTTCACCTGGATGCTCAatgttgttaaatgaataaagaaacaaattagctTCAAAACCAGAGCACTGCTCTCACATCCATCCAATCCTGTATAGAAAATGGTTTCCCTCTGTCTCAGACCTCAACTAGCAGAAATCAAAGTAACAAGAAGGCGAGAGAGAATTCCCTCACATTGAtggaaagaagtgaaagataaGGTGTTGCCAGCacagtggttcatacctgtaatatcctagcacttcgggaagctgaggagaatcatttgaggccaggagttcaagaccagcctcagcaacacagctagaccctgtctctataaaaaataattagctgggtgtggtggtgcacacccgtggttccagctactcaggaggctgaggcaggaggattgggtgagcccaggaacttgagattacaagttacagtgagctatgatgggccactgcactgtagcctgggcaacagagagccagtctcttaaaaaaaaaaaaaaaaagaaaaagacacaaaggcAAAAGAGCCCAAGGTGGAATCCTCTTCTGTGCCTCCAAGCCAGAGTACTTGTGCATCTACCATCAGGCAAGCACATGTGTGTGGCACCTCTGATGGACCACCAGAGATACAGAAGTCAGGATGGACAAAATTATCAGCAAGATCAAGGTCTAATTGTTATCTTCTTTGACCACACGTGAAAGTGCTTTGACACTTTAGAATATTAgccatatataaacataaaaagtgttacttatataaaatgaaaaattcattttattgccttttaaatTAGGAGATGCCCTCAAAGAGCCTACATCCTAACGGCTAAGAAAGGCAATAAACAGTAAACAATGAGTAACTGTAGATGCTATGAAGTAAATCAAATTAGCTGATGTTGGTGAAGAGGGAAAAACGTCCTTAGCGAGGTTCAGTCAGGGGAGGCCTAAGGTGAGGAAAACTTGGAGGGAGCCAGCCTTGCAAGGATCTGATGTTAGTAATTTCCAAGCAAATAAAAGGCAAGTGCAAATGCTTTACAGTACAAATGAGACTGGAatatttaagggggaaaaaaaaaggtcaggA harbors:
- the LOC105868925 gene encoding high affinity copper uptake protein 1 produces the protein MNHSHHHPTTSSSHSYGGGDSDMMMMPMAFYFGFKNVELLFSGLVINTAGEMAGAFVAVFLLAMFYEGLKIARESLLRKSQVSIRYNSMPVPGPNGTILMETHKTVGQQMLSFPHLLQTVLHIIQVVISYFLMLIFMTYNGYLCIAVAAGAGTGYFLFSWKKAVVVDITEHCH